The Labrus bergylta chromosome 15, fLabBer1.1, whole genome shotgun sequence genome includes a region encoding these proteins:
- the extl3 gene encoding exostosin-like 3: MQRNGGGVGAGGQPWVLRRVRLTWLSFMLFFILVFFPLIAHYYLTTIDEAGGPDKRIFGPRPGGELCEAKHVQDLCRIRESVSEELLQLEAKRQELNGEIARLNLRIEACKRSIDSAKQDLLQLKNVISQTEHSYKELMAQNQPKLSLPVRLLPDKEDPGLPPPKSARFCRLRSCFDYARCPLTSGFPVYVYDTSSYQWADYIDPLVKQAFAASVKSNIYVTDNPSIACLYLVLVGELQELSSSPLPPPSELEKQLKALPYWRSDGHNHVLVHLSRKSMTQNFLYNVSTGRAAVAQSTFMEQQYREGFDLVVSPLVHALSEPNFLEVPPQVPVKRKYLFTFQGERVESLRSSLQETPPQSFEEEMEGDPPADYDDRIIGTLKAVQDSHLDQVLVEFTCKNPRSSLPTEWALCGEREDRLEVLKVSTFALVISPGDGQVVASAGCGMRLFEALEVGTIPVVLGDHSRLPYHQFIRWTEAAIIVPKPRVTELHFLLRSLSDNDMLAMRRQGRFLWETYFSTSENVLNTLLASIRTSIQVPAAPIKEEPAQEIPHKAGKLAGTDANLADNGDLDLGPVETEPPYASPRFLRNFTYTAADTYRAWNRAPGPFHLFPHTPLDPVLPSEAKFLGSGTGFRPIGGGTGGSGKEFQAALGGNVPREQFTVVMLTYEREEVLMNSLERLNGLPYLNKVVVVWNSPKPPSDDLLWPDIGLPIVVVRTEKNSLNNRFLPWDAVETEAILSIDDDAHLRHDEIMFGFRVWREARDRIVGFPGRYHAWDVNHQSWLYNSNYSCELSMVLTGAAFFHKYYAYLYSYVMPQAIRDMVDEYINCEDIAMNFLVSHITRKPPIKVTSRWTFRCPGCPQALSHDDSHFHERHKCINFFVKVYGYMPLLYTQFRVDSVLFKTRLPHDKTKCFKFI; this comes from the exons ATGCAGCGTAACGGTGGAGGGGTTGGTGCCGGTGGCCAGCCATGGGTGTTGAGGCGTGTGCGTCTCACGTGGCTCAGTTTCATGCTCTTCTTCATTCTGGTCTTCTTCCCGCTCATTGCCCATTACTACCTCACTACCATAGATGAGGCAGGTGGTCCTGATAAGCGCATCTTTGGGCCGCGGCCGGGCGGCGAACTGTGCGAGGCCAAACACGTGCAGGATCTGTGCCGCATCCGTGAATCTGTCAGcgaggagctgctgcagctggaggcGAAGAGGCAGGAGCTCAACGGGGAGATCGCCCGACTCAACCTGCGAATCGAGGCTTGCAAGCGCAGCATCGACAGCGCCAAGCAGGATCTGCTGCAACTGAAGAACGTTATTAGCCAGACAGAGCATTCCTATAAAGAACTCATGGCCCAGAATCAACCTAAGCTGTCATTGCCAGTCAGGTTGCTGCCAGACAAGGAGGACCCAGGACTTCCACCGCCAAAGTCTGCACGTTTCTGCCGCCTACGCTCCTGCTTCGACTATGCACGATGCCCTCTTACGTCAGGGTTTCCTGTGTATGTCTACGACACAAGTTCCTACCAATGGGCGGACTATATTGACCCCTTGGTGAAGCAGGCTTTTGCAGCATCAGTTAAGAGCAACATTTATGTGACTGATAACCCCAGCATCGCCTGTCTGTATTTGGTGCTAGTGGGGGAGCTACAAGAGTTATCCTCTTCTCCGCTGCCACCTCCTTCAGAGCTAGAAAAACAACTAAAAGCTCTTCCTTACTGGAGATCTGATGGACACAATCATGTTCTCGTGCATCTTTCTAGAAAGTCCATGACGCAGAACTTCCTGTATAATGTGAGCACAGGacgggcggcagtagctcagtccacCTTCATGGAGCAGCAGTACCGTGAGGGCTTTGACTTGGTGGTCTCCCCGCTGGTTCATGCCCTCTCGGAACCAAACTTTTTAGAAGTGCCACCTCAAGTTCCTGTAAAGAGGAAGTACCTATTCACCTTCCAAGGGGAGAGAGTGGAATCATTGAGGAGCAGCTTACAGGAGACACCCCCTCAATCTTTTGAGGAGGAAATGGAAGGAGACCCGCCAGCCGACTATGATGATCGCATAATCGGCACCTTAAAGGCAGTGCAGGACAGCCACTTGGATCAGGTGCTGGTGGAGTTCACCTGCAAGAACCCACGGTCAAGTCTGCCAACTGAGTGGGCTCTCtgtggagagagggaggacaggCTGGAGGTGCTAAAGGTTTCAACTTTTGCCCTGGTAATCTCTCCAGGAGATGGACAGGTGGTAGCATCAGCAGGCTGTGGGATGAGGCTGTTTGAGGCCCTAGAGGTGGGGACTATCCCAGTCGTGTTGGGGGACCACTCCAGACTACCTTATCACCAGTTTATTCGATGGACTGAAGCTGCTATTATAGTCCCCAAGCCTCGTGTCACTGAACTACACTTTCTGCTGCGCAGCCTATCAGATAATGACATGTTAGCGATGAGGCGGCAGGGCCGCTTTTTGTGGGAGACTTACTTCTCCACCTCTGAAAATGTTCTGAACACCCTCTTGGCAAGCATCAGAACCAGCATCCAGGTTCCTGCTGCACCCATAAAAGAAGAACCTGCGCAAGAGATTCCTCACAAGGCAGGGAAGCTGGCAGGGACTGATGCCAACCTGGCTGACAACGGTGATCTGGATTTGGGCCCCGTTGAGACAGAGCCCCCCTACGCCTCGCCACGCTTCCTCCGCAACTTTACATACACAGCTGCAGACACCTATAGAGCATGGAACCGGGCTCCTGGGCCTTTCCATTTGTTTCCTCACACTCCCCTGGACCCTGTGTTGCCATCTGAAGCCAAATTCCTCGGCTCTGGTACCGGTTTCAGGCCCATCGGTGGGGGTACGGGAGGCTCAGGGAAGGAGTTTCAGGCTGCTCTGGGAGGGAACGTGCCCCGAGAACAATTCACTGTGGTTATGTTGACATATGAGAGGGAGGAGGTGCTGATGAACTCTCTGGAGAGGTTGAATGGACTGCCATATCTCAAcaaggtggtggtggtgtggaATTCGCCCAAACCTCCTTCAGATGATCTACTGTGGCCAGACATTGGCCTTCCCATTGTG GTTGTCCGAACAGAAAAGAACAGCTTAAACAACCGCTTCCTGCCCTGGGACGCTGTGGAGACTGAGGCCATCCTCTCGATCGATGACGACGCTCATCTTCGTCATGATGAGATCATGTTTGGTTTCAG AGTGTGGCGCGAGGCCAGAGATCGCATCGTGGGATTTCCTGGGAGGTACCACGCGTGGGACGTCAACCACCAGTCCTGGCTCTACAACTCCAACTACTCGTGTGAGCTGTCCATGGTCCTGACAGGAGCTGCATTCTTCCATAAG TACTACGCCTACCTGTACTCCTACGTGATGCCCCAGGCCATAAGAGACATGGTGGACGAGTACATAAACTGCGAGGACATCGCCATGAACTTCCTGGTCTCTCACATCACTCGCAAACCCCCCATCAAG GTAACCTCTCGCTGGACGTTCCGCTGCCCCGGTTGCCCTCAAGCCCTCTCGCACGACGACTCCCATTTCCACGAACGCCACAAGTGCATCAACTTCTTCGTCAAGGTGTACGGCTACATGCCGCTGCTGTACACACAGTTTCGGGTGGACTCTGTGCTTTTTAAGACTCGTTTGCCCCATGACAAGACCAAGTGCTTCAAGTTCATCTAG